A single region of the Salvelinus sp. IW2-2015 linkage group LG20, ASM291031v2, whole genome shotgun sequence genome encodes:
- the LOC111980340 gene encoding phosphoinositide 3-kinase regulatory subunit 5-like encodes MGPRHSQSLLQSLKGLVESIGIPPPDCHTGPGNVHTLPVAKYHMYSWDKVNFDILNDLQSELDQLPVFNLSRDKGEEDEETGRDKEPINRPPDLHCVHLLQRLYVLQLLPVLHLVCALNPV; translated from the exons ATGGGACCCAGGCACAGCCAGAGTCTACTGCAGAGCCTGAAGGGGCTGGTGGAGAGCATTGGCATACCCCCTCCAGACTGCCATACAGGCCCTG GAAATGTCCATACGCTGCCCGTAGCCAAATATCACATGTACTCCTGGGATAAGGTCAACTTCG ACATTTTAAATGACCTTCAGAGTGAGCTGGACCAGCTCCCAGTCTTTAACCTTTCCAGAGAcaagggagaggaagatgaggaaacAGGAAGAGACAAAGAACCGATAAACAGACCACCGGATCTCCACTGTGTCCACCTGCTCCAAAGACTCTATGTTCTCCAGCTACTCCCTGTCCTCCATCTTGTCTGTGCCCTCAATCCTGTCTGA
- the LOC111981919 gene encoding phosphoinositide 3-kinase regulatory subunit 6 isoform X2 codes for MNKETTPWNPPAAASMSSAVEASMYNSIQAILRQAASSCSKGMLRWTLHKKVETHPSNSVSLVXVLVKELEKVERLDYKMHVIPLLHTLNYVIIQSSRIPCNLFQRVYECFKRLLTLPEPYCTIALRYTRSIKMEQITPGALYQRRVIAEQSLRNKHFPHQEKVFVFADPAVFSGPLWQAVRADLVLASPQSDTLARRVLLHTLQAGLVKACHGPILTQALEDLGEDVEQYFQEVVLAVEQSIENGEAGRDQYQTXLQHIYSDILTSANQDPKARGSLSNTPLPSPEIHFHLWTNEEELWNELVNFTLNVSTSERNSMYQEEEEEDVSKRVSLLSVDSGIEKDLSDMEEREQRNPFTRSWSPCFRGRMKPEDKMAQENIKGPTSSTPLPKEEGDHTARIVMMGDDRVLGRLAKAYHSIRKREAKHLILTKRLNLQIYYIPVTDEPIVNSPESTSQVGDRLSLASFLGRVDPWYESNINSLGAMIPKLAGTQSSHSRSSEPNHFLVDVLSYYLRCGLQPVHFTLYSVKISVSGQTGSPVDEVFVSHLDAEFPEFKTLRENLRQERSSRRRTRKTXGTCGAVVSMNYSKVSLSKQEVVQGRSVMTCGVVISAISPNETEGLDFLTVNFDSTNPRCCTEIRTQNIKIRILEDKTFTVCLDKDCRRKYTHVQSIEISPCLDPGYCLQTSSKFSVGEEREAGLSKYMCKILPLPINTFTGINH; via the exons ATGAATAAGGAAACAACCCCATGGAACCCTCCAGCAG CTGCCAGTATGTCGTCAGCAGTGGAGGCCAGTATGTACAACAGTATTCAGGCCATCCTCAGACAGGCTGCCTCCTCATGCAGCAAAG GTATGCTGAGGTGGACTCTTCATAAGAAGGTGGAGACCCATCCATCTAACAGTGTCTCACTGGTCARKGTTCTGGTCAAAGAGCTAGAGAAG GTGGAGAGGCTTGACTATAAGATGCATGTCATTCCATTGCTTCACACTCTCAACTACGTTATTATTCAG TCTAGCCGCATTCCATGTAACCTGTTTCAGAGAGTGTATGAATGCTTCAAAAGGCTCCTAACACTTCCAGAGCCCTACTGTACTATCGCACTGAGATACACGAGAAGCATAAAGATGGAGCAGATCACACCAG GAGCTTTGTATCAGAGAAGGGTAATTGCTGAGCAGAGCCTAAGGAACAAACATTTTCCCCATCAGGAAAA AGTATTTGTGTTTGCAGACCCGGCTGTGTTCTCAGGGCCCCTGTGGCAGGCGGTGAGGGCAGACCTGGTGCTGGCCAGCCCCCAAAGTGACACACTGGCAAGACGGGTGCTACTGCACACTCTGCAGGCTGGACTGGTGAAGGCCTGTCATGGTCCAATACTGACTCAAGCTCTGGAG GATCTAGGAGAAGATGTGGAGCAGTACTTCCAGGAGGTGGTGTTAGCTGTAGAGCAGAGTATAGAGAACGGCGAGGCCGGCCGTGACCAGTACCAAACCARGCTACAGCACATCTACAGTGACATCCTGACCTCTGCTAACCAAG ACCCAAAGGCCCGTGGCTCTCTTTCTAACACTCCATTGCCCTCTCCAGAGATTCACTTCCACCTGTGGACAAACGAAGAGGAGCTGT GGAATGAGCTGGTGAACTTCACCCTAAACGTTTCCACCTCTGAGCGGAACTCTATGtaccaggaggaggaagaggaggatgtttCTAAGAGGGTTTCCCTCCTGTCTGTTGATAGTGGAATAGAgaaggacctgtctgacatggAGGAGCGGGAACAGAGGAATCCATTCACCCGGTCATGGTCACCGTGTTTCAGAGGGAGAATGAAGCCAGAAGACAAAATGGCTCAGGAAAACATCAAGGGGCCCACCAGTAGCACCCCTCTCCCTAAAGAGGAGGGGGACCATACCGCACGCATTGTGATGATGGGAGACGACAGGGTGCTGGGGAGACTGGCCAAGGCGTATCACTCCATCCG AAAAAGGGAGGCAAAACATCTCATCTTGACCAAGAGATTGAAcctacagatatactacatccctGTCACTGATGAGCCTATCGTCAATTCACCT GAAAGCACATCACAAGTTGGAGACAGGTTGTCTCTAGCCTCGTTCTTAGGAAGGGTCGATCCCTGGTACGAAAGCAACATCAACAGTTTGGGAGCCATGATTCCAAAGCTGGCAGGAACG CAGTCCAGTCACAGCAGGTCATCAGAACCCAACCACTTCCTTGTGGATGTCCTCTCCTACTACCTTCGCTGTGGCCTACAGCCTGTCCACTTCACACTCTACTCTGTCAAG ATCTCTGTCTCTGGCCAGACTGGTAGCCCTGTGGACGAGGTGTTTGTGTCCCACCTGGATGCTGAGTTCCCGGAGTTTAAAACACTCAGAGAAAATCTAAGACAAG AGAGATCTAGYAGGCGACGAACAAGGAAGACACWTGGAACCTGTGGAGCGGTGGTTTCTAtgaattacagtaag GTCTCCTTGAGCAAACAAGAGGTTGTCCAGGGAAGGTCAGTCATGACATGTGGAGTGGTCATCAGTGCAATCTCACCCAATGAAACAGAAG GTCTTGATTTCCTCACTGTCAATTTTGACAGTACAAATCCAAGATGCTGCACG GAGATCAGAACTCAAAACATTAAAATCAGAATCCTGGAGGATAAGACCTTCACAGTCTGTCTGGACAAAGACTGTCGCAGGAAATACACACATGTGCAAAG CATTGAGATCTCTCCATGTTTGGATCCAGGGTATTGCCTCCAGACAAGTTCCAAGTTcagtgtgggagaggagagggaggcgggGTTGAGCAAATACATGTGCAAGATCCTGCCTCTGCCAATCAACACCTTCACTGGCATCAACCACTGA
- the LOC111981919 gene encoding phosphoinositide 3-kinase regulatory subunit 6 isoform X1 — protein MNKETTPWNPPAAASMSSAVEASMYNSIQAILRQAASSCSKGMLRWTLHKKVETHPSNSVSLVXVLVKELEKVERLDYKMHVIPLLHTLNYVIIQQSSRIPCNLFQRVYECFKRLLTLPEPYCTIALRYTRSIKMEQITPGALYQRRVIAEQSLRNKHFPHQEKVFVFADPAVFSGPLWQAVRADLVLASPQSDTLARRVLLHTLQAGLVKACHGPILTQALEDLGEDVEQYFQEVVLAVEQSIENGEAGRDQYQTXLQHIYSDILTSANQDPKARGSLSNTPLPSPEIHFHLWTNEEELWNELVNFTLNVSTSERNSMYQEEEEEDVSKRVSLLSVDSGIEKDLSDMEEREQRNPFTRSWSPCFRGRMKPEDKMAQENIKGPTSSTPLPKEEGDHTARIVMMGDDRVLGRLAKAYHSIRKREAKHLILTKRLNLQIYYIPVTDEPIVNSPESTSQVGDRLSLASFLGRVDPWYESNINSLGAMIPKLAGTQSSHSRSSEPNHFLVDVLSYYLRCGLQPVHFTLYSVKISVSGQTGSPVDEVFVSHLDAEFPEFKTLRENLRQERSSRRRTRKTXGTCGAVVSMNYSKVSLSKQEVVQGRSVMTCGVVISAISPNETEGLDFLTVNFDSTNPRCCTEIRTQNIKIRILEDKTFTVCLDKDCRRKYTHVQSIEISPCLDPGYCLQTSSKFSVGEEREAGLSKYMCKILPLPINTFTGINH, from the exons ATGAATAAGGAAACAACCCCATGGAACCCTCCAGCAG CTGCCAGTATGTCGTCAGCAGTGGAGGCCAGTATGTACAACAGTATTCAGGCCATCCTCAGACAGGCTGCCTCCTCATGCAGCAAAG GTATGCTGAGGTGGACTCTTCATAAGAAGGTGGAGACCCATCCATCTAACAGTGTCTCACTGGTCARKGTTCTGGTCAAAGAGCTAGAGAAG GTGGAGAGGCTTGACTATAAGATGCATGTCATTCCATTGCTTCACACTCTCAACTACGTTATTATTCAG CAGTCTAGCCGCATTCCATGTAACCTGTTTCAGAGAGTGTATGAATGCTTCAAAAGGCTCCTAACACTTCCAGAGCCCTACTGTACTATCGCACTGAGATACACGAGAAGCATAAAGATGGAGCAGATCACACCAG GAGCTTTGTATCAGAGAAGGGTAATTGCTGAGCAGAGCCTAAGGAACAAACATTTTCCCCATCAGGAAAA AGTATTTGTGTTTGCAGACCCGGCTGTGTTCTCAGGGCCCCTGTGGCAGGCGGTGAGGGCAGACCTGGTGCTGGCCAGCCCCCAAAGTGACACACTGGCAAGACGGGTGCTACTGCACACTCTGCAGGCTGGACTGGTGAAGGCCTGTCATGGTCCAATACTGACTCAAGCTCTGGAG GATCTAGGAGAAGATGTGGAGCAGTACTTCCAGGAGGTGGTGTTAGCTGTAGAGCAGAGTATAGAGAACGGCGAGGCCGGCCGTGACCAGTACCAAACCARGCTACAGCACATCTACAGTGACATCCTGACCTCTGCTAACCAAG ACCCAAAGGCCCGTGGCTCTCTTTCTAACACTCCATTGCCCTCTCCAGAGATTCACTTCCACCTGTGGACAAACGAAGAGGAGCTGT GGAATGAGCTGGTGAACTTCACCCTAAACGTTTCCACCTCTGAGCGGAACTCTATGtaccaggaggaggaagaggaggatgtttCTAAGAGGGTTTCCCTCCTGTCTGTTGATAGTGGAATAGAgaaggacctgtctgacatggAGGAGCGGGAACAGAGGAATCCATTCACCCGGTCATGGTCACCGTGTTTCAGAGGGAGAATGAAGCCAGAAGACAAAATGGCTCAGGAAAACATCAAGGGGCCCACCAGTAGCACCCCTCTCCCTAAAGAGGAGGGGGACCATACCGCACGCATTGTGATGATGGGAGACGACAGGGTGCTGGGGAGACTGGCCAAGGCGTATCACTCCATCCG AAAAAGGGAGGCAAAACATCTCATCTTGACCAAGAGATTGAAcctacagatatactacatccctGTCACTGATGAGCCTATCGTCAATTCACCT GAAAGCACATCACAAGTTGGAGACAGGTTGTCTCTAGCCTCGTTCTTAGGAAGGGTCGATCCCTGGTACGAAAGCAACATCAACAGTTTGGGAGCCATGATTCCAAAGCTGGCAGGAACG CAGTCCAGTCACAGCAGGTCATCAGAACCCAACCACTTCCTTGTGGATGTCCTCTCCTACTACCTTCGCTGTGGCCTACAGCCTGTCCACTTCACACTCTACTCTGTCAAG ATCTCTGTCTCTGGCCAGACTGGTAGCCCTGTGGACGAGGTGTTTGTGTCCCACCTGGATGCTGAGTTCCCGGAGTTTAAAACACTCAGAGAAAATCTAAGACAAG AGAGATCTAGYAGGCGACGAACAAGGAAGACACWTGGAACCTGTGGAGCGGTGGTTTCTAtgaattacagtaag GTCTCCTTGAGCAAACAAGAGGTTGTCCAGGGAAGGTCAGTCATGACATGTGGAGTGGTCATCAGTGCAATCTCACCCAATGAAACAGAAG GTCTTGATTTCCTCACTGTCAATTTTGACAGTACAAATCCAAGATGCTGCACG GAGATCAGAACTCAAAACATTAAAATCAGAATCCTGGAGGATAAGACCTTCACAGTCTGTCTGGACAAAGACTGTCGCAGGAAATACACACATGTGCAAAG CATTGAGATCTCTCCATGTTTGGATCCAGGGTATTGCCTCCAGACAAGTTCCAAGTTcagtgtgggagaggagagggaggcgggGTTGAGCAAATACATGTGCAAGATCCTGCCTCTGCCAATCAACACCTTCACTGGCATCAACCACTGA
- the LOC111981919 gene encoding phosphoinositide 3-kinase regulatory subunit 6 isoform X3, producing the protein MNKETTPWNPPAGMLRWTLHKKVETHPSNSVSLVXVLVKELEKVERLDYKMHVIPLLHTLNYVIIQQSSRIPCNLFQRVYECFKRLLTLPEPYCTIALRYTRSIKMEQITPGALYQRRVIAEQSLRNKHFPHQEKVFVFADPAVFSGPLWQAVRADLVLASPQSDTLARRVLLHTLQAGLVKACHGPILTQALEDLGEDVEQYFQEVVLAVEQSIENGEAGRDQYQTXLQHIYSDILTSANQDPKARGSLSNTPLPSPEIHFHLWTNEEELWNELVNFTLNVSTSERNSMYQEEEEEDVSKRVSLLSVDSGIEKDLSDMEEREQRNPFTRSWSPCFRGRMKPEDKMAQENIKGPTSSTPLPKEEGDHTARIVMMGDDRVLGRLAKAYHSIRKREAKHLILTKRLNLQIYYIPVTDEPIVNSPESTSQVGDRLSLASFLGRVDPWYESNINSLGAMIPKLAGTQSSHSRSSEPNHFLVDVLSYYLRCGLQPVHFTLYSVKISVSGQTGSPVDEVFVSHLDAEFPEFKTLRENLRQERSSRRRTRKTXGTCGAVVSMNYSKVSLSKQEVVQGRSVMTCGVVISAISPNETEGLDFLTVNFDSTNPRCCTEIRTQNIKIRILEDKTFTVCLDKDCRRKYTHVQSIEISPCLDPGYCLQTSSKFSVGEEREAGLSKYMCKILPLPINTFTGINH; encoded by the exons ATGAATAAGGAAACAACCCCATGGAACCCTCCAGCAG GTATGCTGAGGTGGACTCTTCATAAGAAGGTGGAGACCCATCCATCTAACAGTGTCTCACTGGTCARKGTTCTGGTCAAAGAGCTAGAGAAG GTGGAGAGGCTTGACTATAAGATGCATGTCATTCCATTGCTTCACACTCTCAACTACGTTATTATTCAG CAGTCTAGCCGCATTCCATGTAACCTGTTTCAGAGAGTGTATGAATGCTTCAAAAGGCTCCTAACACTTCCAGAGCCCTACTGTACTATCGCACTGAGATACACGAGAAGCATAAAGATGGAGCAGATCACACCAG GAGCTTTGTATCAGAGAAGGGTAATTGCTGAGCAGAGCCTAAGGAACAAACATTTTCCCCATCAGGAAAA AGTATTTGTGTTTGCAGACCCGGCTGTGTTCTCAGGGCCCCTGTGGCAGGCGGTGAGGGCAGACCTGGTGCTGGCCAGCCCCCAAAGTGACACACTGGCAAGACGGGTGCTACTGCACACTCTGCAGGCTGGACTGGTGAAGGCCTGTCATGGTCCAATACTGACTCAAGCTCTGGAG GATCTAGGAGAAGATGTGGAGCAGTACTTCCAGGAGGTGGTGTTAGCTGTAGAGCAGAGTATAGAGAACGGCGAGGCCGGCCGTGACCAGTACCAAACCARGCTACAGCACATCTACAGTGACATCCTGACCTCTGCTAACCAAG ACCCAAAGGCCCGTGGCTCTCTTTCTAACACTCCATTGCCCTCTCCAGAGATTCACTTCCACCTGTGGACAAACGAAGAGGAGCTGT GGAATGAGCTGGTGAACTTCACCCTAAACGTTTCCACCTCTGAGCGGAACTCTATGtaccaggaggaggaagaggaggatgtttCTAAGAGGGTTTCCCTCCTGTCTGTTGATAGTGGAATAGAgaaggacctgtctgacatggAGGAGCGGGAACAGAGGAATCCATTCACCCGGTCATGGTCACCGTGTTTCAGAGGGAGAATGAAGCCAGAAGACAAAATGGCTCAGGAAAACATCAAGGGGCCCACCAGTAGCACCCCTCTCCCTAAAGAGGAGGGGGACCATACCGCACGCATTGTGATGATGGGAGACGACAGGGTGCTGGGGAGACTGGCCAAGGCGTATCACTCCATCCG AAAAAGGGAGGCAAAACATCTCATCTTGACCAAGAGATTGAAcctacagatatactacatccctGTCACTGATGAGCCTATCGTCAATTCACCT GAAAGCACATCACAAGTTGGAGACAGGTTGTCTCTAGCCTCGTTCTTAGGAAGGGTCGATCCCTGGTACGAAAGCAACATCAACAGTTTGGGAGCCATGATTCCAAAGCTGGCAGGAACG CAGTCCAGTCACAGCAGGTCATCAGAACCCAACCACTTCCTTGTGGATGTCCTCTCCTACTACCTTCGCTGTGGCCTACAGCCTGTCCACTTCACACTCTACTCTGTCAAG ATCTCTGTCTCTGGCCAGACTGGTAGCCCTGTGGACGAGGTGTTTGTGTCCCACCTGGATGCTGAGTTCCCGGAGTTTAAAACACTCAGAGAAAATCTAAGACAAG AGAGATCTAGYAGGCGACGAACAAGGAAGACACWTGGAACCTGTGGAGCGGTGGTTTCTAtgaattacagtaag GTCTCCTTGAGCAAACAAGAGGTTGTCCAGGGAAGGTCAGTCATGACATGTGGAGTGGTCATCAGTGCAATCTCACCCAATGAAACAGAAG GTCTTGATTTCCTCACTGTCAATTTTGACAGTACAAATCCAAGATGCTGCACG GAGATCAGAACTCAAAACATTAAAATCAGAATCCTGGAGGATAAGACCTTCACAGTCTGTCTGGACAAAGACTGTCGCAGGAAATACACACATGTGCAAAG CATTGAGATCTCTCCATGTTTGGATCCAGGGTATTGCCTCCAGACAAGTTCCAAGTTcagtgtgggagaggagagggaggcgggGTTGAGCAAATACATGTGCAAGATCCTGCCTCTGCCAATCAACACCTTCACTGGCATCAACCACTGA